In the Novosphingobium sp. 9 genome, one interval contains:
- a CDS encoding FAD binding domain-containing protein has product MKPFTYERAHSAKDAAAKAAATPGAKFIAGGTNLLDLMKLEIEAPSHLIDVNGLGFDSIEPTKDGGLRIGALVRNTDLAAHETVRRDYGVLTRALVAGASGQLRNKATTAGNLLQRTRCPYFYDPNMPCNKRRPGSGCGAIGGYSRQLGVIGTSDACIATHPSDMAVAMRALDAVVETVKADGSARTIPIADFHRLPGDTPHIETALEKGELITAVTLPKAPGGAHFYRKVRDRSSYAFALVSVAAVLHEDGTGCIALGGVAPKPWRRSEADAQLRNGAKAVSDVLMAGAKARADNAFKVTLAERTIGSVMAEARLAEKSA; this is encoded by the coding sequence ATGAAGCCGTTCACCTACGAGCGCGCGCATTCGGCGAAAGACGCTGCTGCCAAGGCCGCTGCTACCCCCGGTGCGAAGTTCATCGCCGGGGGAACCAACCTTCTCGATCTGATGAAACTGGAGATCGAGGCGCCCTCGCATCTCATCGACGTGAACGGGCTGGGTTTCGACAGCATCGAGCCCACGAAGGATGGCGGCCTGCGGATCGGCGCGCTGGTGCGCAACACCGATCTTGCCGCGCATGAGACGGTGCGGCGCGATTATGGCGTGCTGACCCGCGCGCTGGTGGCAGGCGCCTCGGGACAGTTGCGCAACAAGGCGACGACGGCGGGCAACCTGCTCCAGCGCACGCGCTGCCCCTATTTCTACGATCCCAACATGCCCTGCAACAAGCGCAGGCCGGGCTCGGGATGCGGGGCGATCGGCGGCTATTCGCGCCAGCTTGGCGTGATCGGCACCTCCGATGCCTGCATCGCCACGCACCCCAGCGACATGGCCGTGGCCATGCGCGCGCTCGATGCGGTGGTGGAAACGGTCAAGGCCGACGGCTCGGCACGGACGATCCCCATCGCCGATTTTCACCGCCTGCCAGGCGATACGCCGCACATCGAAACGGCGCTGGAGAAGGGCGAACTGATCACCGCGGTCACGCTGCCCAAGGCACCGGGAGGGGCGCACTTCTATCGCAAGGTGCGGGATCGTTCGTCCTATGCTTTCGCGCTGGTCTCGGTCGCGGCGGTGCTGCACGAGGACGGCACCGGGTGTATCGCCCTTGGCGGCGTTGCGCCCAAACCGTGGCGCCGAAGCGAGGCGGACGCACAACTTCGAAACGGCGCGAAGGCCGTTTCCGATGTGCTGATGGCAGGCGCGAAAGCGAGAGCAGACAATGCCTTCAAGGTGACGCTGGCCGAGCGCACGATCGGCTCGGTCATGGCCGAAGCCAGACTGGCGGAGAAGAGCGCATGA
- the paoA gene encoding aldehyde dehydrogenase iron-sulfur subunit PaoA: MLKTTAAGAAVAGTIGPVAAASPAPVDETPRMDVSLTVNERKQTLSLDPRTTLLDALREHLHLTGTKKGCDHGQCGACTVIVNGRRINSCLTLAVMHEGDHVTTIEGLGSPDNLHPMQAAFVKHDGFQCGYCTPGQICSAVSVLREIEAGVPSHVTVDVAKASPLTALEMRERMSGNICRCGAYSNISEAMLEVAGLEAAGEAQA; this comes from the coding sequence ATGCTCAAGACCACTGCCGCCGGCGCTGCCGTTGCCGGCACGATCGGCCCCGTCGCGGCGGCAAGCCCCGCACCTGTCGATGAAACGCCGCGCATGGACGTGTCGCTGACGGTGAACGAGCGCAAGCAGACGCTCTCGCTCGATCCGCGCACCACGTTGCTCGATGCCTTGCGCGAACATCTTCACCTGACCGGCACCAAGAAGGGCTGCGATCACGGCCAGTGCGGGGCCTGCACGGTGATCGTCAACGGACGGCGGATCAATTCCTGCCTGACGCTGGCGGTGATGCATGAAGGCGATCACGTCACGACCATCGAGGGGCTCGGCTCGCCGGACAACCTCCACCCGATGCAAGCGGCTTTCGTGAAGCATGACGGTTTCCAGTGCGGCTATTGCACGCCGGGCCAGATCTGCTCGGCGGTGTCGGTGCTCAGGGAAATCGAGGCAGGCGTGCCCAGCCATGTCACGGTGGATGTGGCGAAGGCATCGCCGCTGACCGCGCTGGAAATGCGCGAGCGGATGAGCGGCAACATCTGCCGCTGCGGGGCCTACTCCAACATTTCCGAAGCCATGCTGGAAGTCGCCGGGCTTGAAGCCGCCGGGGAGGCGCAGGCATGA